A genomic segment from Necator americanus strain Aroian chromosome III, whole genome shotgun sequence encodes:
- a CDS encoding hypothetical protein (NECATOR_CHRIII.G11683.T3), whose translation MLPTLGKRVRQITTSHSFLDKFTWSYRAVLLHELRANITVQLDGVEKTSELPIFAEDHVPKRNTPHRKRNQSTFPRYKLTQQTEEVASWNSRRTGADFQPRLVRSNNHVSEDLEISG comes from the exons ATGTTACCGACCTTAGGCAAACGTGTGAGGCA GATCACAACGTCTCATTCATTTCTCGACAAATTCACATGGAGTTATCGCGCAGTATTACTGCACG AGTTGCGAGCGAATATAACAGTACAGTTGGATGGTGTGGAGAAAACCAGTGAACTTCCAAT TTTTGCTGAAGATCACGTCCCTAAACGAAACACACCGCATAGGAAGCGCAATCAGTCGACTTTTCCCAGGTACAAGTTAACACAGCAGACCGAGGAAG TTGCTTCGTGGAACTCAAGAAG GACTGGTGCAGACTTTCAACCAAGGCTTGTACGCAGCAACAACCATGTATCTGAGGATTTGGAAATAA GTGGATAG